A part of Antechinus flavipes isolate AdamAnt ecotype Samford, QLD, Australia chromosome 6, AdamAnt_v2, whole genome shotgun sequence genomic DNA contains:
- the LOC127541613 gene encoding olfactory receptor 10Q1-like → MSSPYILQINQSGPTEFVFQVFSTSPRIQALLFCFFLLLYMMILCGNTAIIWAVFTHSSLHTPMYFFLSNLSFLEICYTTTLVPLMLSNIFGSQNPITLAGCGIQMFFFVTLGGTDCFLLAVMAYDRYVAICHPLHYTLIMTQKLCIQMVGGSLILALFLALHLTSLVFTLPFCGHLRVIKHFFCDVPPVLRLDCADTHIPQAVVYVVSIILLTIPFLLICITYVFITNTILHIRSAEGRQRAFSTCSSHLTVVLIQYGCCSLVYFRPPSSTTEEEDRMLALVYTFVTPLLNPIIYTLRNKDVKNALKKVVSMNR, encoded by the coding sequence ATGTCTTCTCCCTACATTCTCCAGATCAACCAGTCTGGCCCCACTGAATTTGTGTTCCAAGTGTTCAGCACTTCCCCTAGGATCCAGGCCCTCCTCTTctgcttcttcctccttctttataTGATGATTCTCTGTGGGAACACTGCCATTATCTGGGCTGTGTTCACCCATAGCTCCTTACACACCCCTATGTACTTCTTCCTGTCCAACCTATCCTTCCTGGAAATCTGTTATACCACTACTCTGGTACCATTAATGCTCTCTAACATCTTTGGATCCCAGAACCCCATCACTTTGGCTGGCTGTGGGAtccaaatgttcttttttgtaaCTCTCGGTGGGACTGACTGTTTCCTATTGGCTGTCATGGCATATGACCGCTATGTGGCCATCTGTCATCCTTTACACTATACTCTCATCATGACCCAGAAGTTGTGTATCCAGATGGTGGGTGGTTCCTTGATCCTGGCTCTTTTTCTTGCTTTGCACCTCACATCCCTGGTCTTTACTCTGCCCTTCTGTGGGCACCTCAGGGTGATCAAGCACTTTTTCTGTGATGTACCACCTGTACTAAGACTGGACTGTGCTGATACTCATATTCCCCAGGCTGTTGTCTATGTAGTAAGCATCATTCTCCTGACCATCCCATTCCTGCTCATCTGCATCACCTACGTCTTCATCACCAACACCATCTTGCACATTCGTTCAGCTGAGGGCCGCCAGCGAGCCTTCTCTACCTGTTCCTCCCATCTTACAGTAGTCCTGATACAATATGGCTGCTGCAGTTTAGTCTACTTCCGTCCTCCATCAAGTACCACAGAAGAAGAGGATCGAATGCTTGCTTTGGTCTATACCTTTGTAACCCCACTGCTTAATCCCATCATTTATACCCTTAGGAACAAGGATGTCAAAAATGCTCTGAAAAAAGTTGTGAGCATGAATAGATAG